In a genomic window of Alphaproteobacteria bacterium:
- a CDS encoding glycosyltransferase family 2 protein codes for MSAMTQVPPSPLLSIVVPFYNEGPNVEALFAKLTAMLDRLGMAWEVVCVNDGSRDDTLARLLAAHKADGRIKVVDLSRNFGKELALSCGLAHTKGDAVIPMDADLQHPPEAILQMLEKWREGFDVVYAVRHARVGQSLASRLFARVFYWVFENLAEVPLPREAGDFRLMDRKVVDVINRMPERSRFMKGIFAWVGFRQTGIPYEQGERMAGGTKWGFLKLFSFALDGLTSFSTFPLRVWSYVGGAIAALAFIYIVFRVIRTLLFGVDIPGYESILIIMLFLGGMQLLTLGILGDYIGRVFNEVKGRPLWIVRSTHGIEK; via the coding sequence ATGAGCGCCATGACCCAAGTTCCGCCGTCACCCCTGCTGTCCATCGTCGTGCCCTTTTACAACGAAGGGCCGAATGTCGAGGCTTTGTTCGCAAAACTAACGGCCATGCTGGACCGGCTGGGCATGGCCTGGGAGGTGGTTTGCGTCAATGATGGGTCCAGGGACGACACTTTGGCCCGGCTTCTAGCGGCGCACAAGGCCGATGGACGCATCAAGGTGGTGGACCTGTCGCGCAATTTCGGCAAGGAGCTGGCTCTGTCTTGTGGGCTGGCGCACACCAAAGGCGACGCGGTCATTCCCATGGATGCCGATTTGCAGCATCCGCCGGAAGCGATTCTTCAGATGTTGGAGAAGTGGCGCGAGGGCTTTGACGTGGTCTATGCCGTGCGTCACGCCAGGGTGGGGCAGAGCCTGGCGTCGCGCCTGTTCGCCAGGGTCTTCTATTGGGTCTTCGAAAACCTGGCCGAAGTGCCCCTGCCCCGCGAGGCGGGCGATTTTCGCCTGATGGACCGCAAGGTGGTGGACGTCATCAACCGCATGCCCGAACGCTCGCGCTTCATGAAGGGCATTTTCGCCTGGGTCGGCTTTCGCCAGACCGGCATTCCCTACGAGCAAGGCGAAAGGATGGCGGGCGGCACCAAATGGGGGTTCCTGAAACTGTTTAGCTTTGCGCTGGATGGGCTGACCTCGTTTTCAACCTTCCCCTTGCGCGTCTGGAGCTATGTCGGCGGCGCCATCGCCGCCCTGGCCTTCATATACATCGTGTTTCGCGTGATCAGGACGCTGCTGTTCGGAGTGGACATTCCCGGCTACGAATCGATTCTGATCATCATGCTGTTTTTGGGCGGCATGCAGCTTTTGACGCTGGGCATCCTGGGCGACTATATCGGGCGTGTTTTCAATGAAGTGAAGGGCCGCCCTCTTTGGATCGTGCGCTCGACGCACGGGATCGAGAAATGA
- a CDS encoding polysaccharide biosynthesis protein, whose product MKAFALNRGHFVYLHDIVMAGLSFFLALYLRLGDEVWERAYLWNGIAMFAGVAAVVFWSMRLYGGVWRYASLNDLIAIAKAATLSVLIFLPLLFLVSRLEGLPRSIVFINWFTLMALLGGPRFFYRLLKDRHISLKMEQARDGARKVPVLLLGAGDEAELFIRAMSRGEGAEYQVLGIVSLSGTRIGRAIHGIEVLGSLEELALISQRLTGQGTKPQRLILTKDDLEPPVLRQLLETSEQLGMALARLPRLTDFKDGAQDRIELQPVALEDLLGRPQAVLDRAAMQGLIANKRVLVTGSGGSIGQELVRQIAGLSPATIILLDNSEFNLYAIDLELGESWPSLPRSALIADVRDSQRLQSIFLAVRPDLVFHAAALKHVPMVEANPSEGAFTNAIGTRNMAQACRLASVQVMVTISTDKAVNPTNIMGATKRLAESYCQALDLAHRHNGPATRFVTVRFGNVLGSTGSVVPLFQRQLAKGGPLTVTHPDVTRFFMTIREAVELILMASALGAAHDSYRGRIFVLDMGEPVKIIDLARQMIRLAGKRPDKDVEIRITGLRPGEKLYEEVLHEAEPTLPTEQAGILVADPRHTDADQLEESLSLLESACQKGDDEKARQLVISLVPEYREPDHHSKETLP is encoded by the coding sequence ATGAAAGCCTTTGCCCTCAACCGCGGACATTTCGTCTATCTGCATGACATCGTCATGGCGGGGCTGTCCTTTTTTCTGGCTCTGTATCTGCGACTGGGCGACGAGGTCTGGGAGCGGGCCTATCTATGGAACGGCATCGCCATGTTCGCGGGCGTGGCCGCCGTCGTCTTTTGGTCGATGCGTCTTTATGGCGGCGTCTGGCGCTATGCCTCGCTCAATGATCTGATCGCCATCGCCAAGGCGGCCACGCTGAGCGTTCTGATCTTCCTGCCGCTTCTGTTTCTGGTGTCGCGTCTGGAGGGCCTGCCGCGCTCGATCGTTTTCATCAACTGGTTCACCTTGATGGCCCTGCTGGGCGGGCCGCGCTTTTTCTACCGCCTGCTGAAGGACCGCCATATCAGCCTGAAGATGGAACAGGCCAGGGACGGCGCGCGCAAGGTTCCCGTGTTGCTGCTGGGGGCTGGCGACGAGGCCGAGCTGTTCATCCGCGCCATGAGCCGGGGCGAGGGCGCCGAATATCAGGTGCTGGGCATCGTGTCGCTGTCCGGCACTCGGATCGGGCGCGCCATTCACGGCATCGAGGTGCTGGGATCATTGGAAGAGCTGGCGCTGATCAGCCAGCGCCTGACGGGGCAGGGCACGAAGCCGCAGCGGTTGATCCTGACCAAGGACGATCTTGAGCCGCCCGTACTGCGCCAACTTCTGGAGACCAGCGAACAGCTGGGCATGGCGCTGGCCCGTCTGCCCAGGCTGACCGACTTCAAGGACGGCGCCCAGGACCGCATCGAATTGCAGCCCGTGGCGCTGGAAGATCTGCTGGGCCGCCCGCAAGCGGTGCTGGATCGCGCCGCCATGCAAGGCCTGATCGCCAATAAGCGCGTGCTGGTGACCGGGTCAGGCGGCTCGATCGGCCAGGAACTGGTGCGCCAAATCGCCGGCCTGTCGCCCGCAACAATTATTCTGCTCGATAATTCCGAATTCAACCTGTACGCCATCGATCTTGAACTGGGCGAAAGCTGGCCCAGCCTGCCCCGCAGCGCTTTGATCGCCGATGTGCGAGACAGCCAGCGCCTGCAATCGATCTTCCTGGCCGTCAGGCCCGATCTGGTTTTTCACGCTGCCGCCCTGAAACATGTGCCGATGGTCGAGGCCAATCCTTCCGAAGGCGCGTTCACCAACGCCATCGGCACCCGGAACATGGCCCAGGCCTGTCGTCTGGCGAGCGTTCAGGTGATGGTGACCATCTCGACCGACAAGGCGGTCAATCCAACCAACATCATGGGAGCCACCAAGCGCTTGGCGGAAAGCTATTGCCAAGCACTCGACCTGGCGCATCGCCACAACGGCCCGGCCACCCGTTTCGTGACGGTGCGCTTTGGCAATGTGCTGGGATCGACCGGCTCGGTGGTGCCTTTGTTCCAGCGCCAGCTTGCCAAGGGCGGCCCCTTGACCGTAACGCATCCAGACGTCACGCGCTTTTTCATGACCATCCGGGAAGCGGTGGAGCTGATCTTGATGGCCTCGGCCCTGGGGGCGGCGCACGATTCCTATCGCGGACGCATTTTCGTGCTCGACATGGGCGAGCCGGTGAAAATCATCGATCTGGCCCGCCAGATGATCCGCTTGGCCGGAAAACGTCCGGACAAGGATGTCGAGATCAGAATCACCGGCCTGCGCCCGGGCGAAAAGCTGTATGAAGAGGTGCTGCACGAGGCCGAGCCGACGCTGCCCACCGAACAGGCGGGCATTCTGGTCGCCGACCCGCGCCATACCGACGCCGATCAGTTGGAGGAATCGCTTTCCTTGCTTGAATCCGCCTGCCAAAAAGGCGATGACGAGAAGGCGCGCCAGCTTGTCATTTCGCTCGTTCCAGAATACAGAGAACCCGACCATCATTCCAAGGAGACCTTGCCGTGA
- a CDS encoding O-antigen ligase family protein, whose amino-acid sequence MNRWGAALFGLLSALPVLIALHMARGVAPLFSLLGLAALALHLWPQRQRLRLEAPYLWLMTGLCLWALASALWAFDPVANGFGALRLGLLMLAGLLLVSLAGGMTADQSRLFCRTFVVAYAAIALLIAFDLASGMPVTRASYALRGMFPQDDFDFSHDTKNRAVLLALLLPPAFLAARREWGLKTSLPLACLALLLILLHHSETSLLCVIGMAAAAPLAFWRPKPLLWAGLLGLGLLFALPPLLHGNMLTAREIARQFPDTSKSLLARFIIWEYAAERIREKPLAGLGFDAAREIGGREPMRHYDFDPFPDGATYRPLMEPIPLHTHNGVIQLWLELGAVGAVLGGLLLALAWRGGLRKADPWQRAGSAALFMAAMAPMLSSYGLFQNWWVGSVWIAIAALQAQDAA is encoded by the coding sequence ATGAACCGCTGGGGCGCCGCTTTGTTCGGCCTGCTGTCCGCCTTGCCGGTTCTCATCGCCCTGCACATGGCCAGGGGCGTCGCCCCGCTTTTTTCCCTGCTGGGCCTTGCCGCGCTGGCCTTGCATCTTTGGCCCCAGCGTCAAAGGCTGCGTTTGGAAGCGCCCTATTTGTGGCTGATGACAGGGCTGTGCCTATGGGCCTTGGCCAGCGCCTTATGGGCTTTTGACCCAGTGGCCAACGGCTTTGGCGCCCTGCGGCTGGGCCTGCTGATGTTGGCCGGTCTTTTGCTGGTTTCCCTGGCGGGCGGGATGACTGCGGATCAATCCCGCCTGTTTTGTAGGACCTTCGTTGTTGCCTATGCGGCCATCGCCCTGCTGATCGCCTTCGACTTGGCTTCGGGCATGCCGGTGACGCGCGCCTCTTACGCCTTGCGCGGCATGTTCCCCCAAGACGACTTCGATTTCAGCCACGACACCAAAAACCGAGCTGTTCTGCTGGCTTTGCTGCTGCCGCCGGCCTTCCTGGCGGCTAGGCGCGAATGGGGATTAAAGACCTCCCTGCCTCTGGCCTGTTTGGCCCTTCTTCTGATCCTGCTGCACCATTCCGAGACGTCTCTTTTGTGCGTGATCGGCATGGCCGCCGCCGCTCCGCTGGCTTTTTGGCGGCCCAAGCCCCTGCTGTGGGCCGGGCTTCTCGGCCTGGGCCTGCTTTTCGCCCTGCCGCCGCTCTTGCATGGAAACATGCTGACGGCGCGCGAGATCGCGCGGCAGTTTCCCGACACGTCCAAATCGCTGCTGGCCCGCTTTATCATTTGGGAATACGCCGCCGAACGCATTCGAGAAAAACCCCTGGCCGGTCTGGGCTTTGACGCCGCCCGCGAGATCGGCGGGCGCGAACCGATGCGCCATTACGATTTCGACCCTTTTCCCGATGGCGCGACCTACCGGCCCTTGATGGAACCCATCCCCTTGCACACCCATAACGGGGTTATCCAACTGTGGTTGGAACTGGGCGCGGTCGGGGCCGTCCTGGGCGGATTGCTCCTTGCCTTGGCCTGGAGGGGCGGACTTCGCAAGGCCGATCCCTGGCAGCGGGCGGGATCGGCGGCTTTGTTCATGGCGGCCATGGCCCCCATGCTGTCCAGCTATGGCCTGTTCCAGAATTGGTGGGTGGGTTCGGTCTGGATCGCCATCGCGGCCCTGCAAGCGCAGGATGCGGCATGA
- a CDS encoding YbjQ family protein, whose translation MIVTTTDSIEGKKVTAYLGLVTGEAVQGTNLFKDLFAGIRDIVGGRSGAYENELRKAKDTALAEMTEEAKALGADAVVGVDLDYQAIGGDSKTLLMVSVNGTAVKLG comes from the coding sequence ATGATCGTCACCACCACGGATTCAATCGAAGGCAAGAAGGTCACCGCCTATCTTGGACTGGTAACCGGCGAGGCGGTTCAGGGCACCAACTTGTTCAAGGACCTGTTCGCGGGCATCCGCGACATCGTGGGCGGGCGCTCGGGGGCTTACGAAAACGAATTGCGCAAGGCCAAGGATACGGCTCTGGCGGAAATGACCGAGGAAGCCAAGGCTCTGGGCGCCGACGCCGTGGTCGGCGTCGATCTTGATTATCAGGCCATCGGCGGGGATTCGAAAACCCTGCTCATGGTCAGCGTCAACGGCACGGCGGTCAAGCTGGGTTAG
- a CDS encoding DegT/DnrJ/EryC1/StrS family aminotransferase has translation MNERIEFIDLNAQRNRIAGRIESAIMRVLEHGQFIMGPEVKQFEKELAAYAGVQHAVTCANGTDALVLALMALGIGPGDAVLVPSFTFVATAEAPVLVGATPVLVDVDPQTFNIDPGSLERSIAFARKFSLKPRAIIPVDLFGLPADYAAIAALAEREGMTILSDAAQSFGGMQHGKRVGGLAPITTTSFFPAKPLGCYGDGGAILTDDDALAEILRSLRVHGKGRDKYDNVRIGQNSRLDTLQAAILIEKLAILEDEMARRQIVAERYVRKLAGVVETQAIPSGHQSAWAQYTIKHPDRDRLAKSLKESGIPTAIYYPTPLHLQTAYRNFPADPAGLRVCEKLSAEVLSLPMHPYLDEMVQDRIVAAIRSSV, from the coding sequence ATGAATGAGCGTATAGAATTTATCGATTTGAATGCCCAGCGCAACCGTATAGCGGGACGCATTGAAAGCGCCATAATGCGCGTGCTCGAGCATGGCCAGTTCATCATGGGACCCGAGGTCAAACAGTTCGAAAAAGAACTGGCGGCCTACGCCGGCGTCCAGCATGCGGTAACTTGCGCCAACGGCACCGATGCCCTGGTGCTGGCTCTGATGGCCCTGGGGATTGGTCCGGGCGATGCCGTGCTGGTACCATCATTTACGTTCGTAGCAACGGCAGAGGCTCCGGTTCTCGTTGGGGCGACGCCCGTTCTGGTCGATGTTGACCCCCAGACCTTTAACATCGATCCCGGCAGCCTGGAGCGGTCCATTGCTTTTGCCCGCAAGTTCAGCCTGAAGCCGCGCGCCATCATTCCCGTTGATCTATTTGGCTTGCCCGCCGACTATGCCGCCATCGCGGCGCTGGCGGAACGTGAGGGCATGACGATCCTATCAGACGCCGCTCAAAGCTTCGGAGGCATGCAGCATGGCAAACGTGTCGGCGGCCTAGCTCCGATAACGACGACGAGTTTTTTCCCCGCCAAACCCTTGGGATGCTATGGGGACGGCGGCGCCATCCTGACCGACGACGATGCGCTCGCCGAGATTTTGCGCTCGCTGCGCGTTCATGGAAAGGGCCGTGACAAATACGACAATGTTCGCATCGGCCAGAACAGCCGCCTCGACACGCTGCAGGCGGCCATCCTGATTGAGAAATTGGCCATTCTGGAAGATGAAATGGCACGCCGTCAGATCGTCGCCGAGCGATACGTCCGCAAGTTGGCAGGCGTTGTCGAAACGCAAGCCATACCGTCTGGCCACCAGTCAGCTTGGGCGCAATATACCATCAAACATCCTGATCGTGACCGTTTGGCCAAAAGCCTGAAGGAATCAGGCATTCCGACGGCGATTTATTATCCAACGCCGCTGCATCTGCAAACGGCGTATCGGAACTTTCCGGCTGATCCGGCGGGATTAAGGGTTTGCGAGAAACTGTCCGCCGAGGTTCTTAGTCTGCCGATGCATCCCTACCTGGATGAAATGGTTCAAGACAGGATTGTCGCGGCAATTCGGTCCTCGGTCTGA
- a CDS encoding NAD-dependent epimerase/dehydratase family protein translates to MSKGAVLVTGANGFVGRAVCRHLRENGWPVLAAVRPGRPVPEGCEARIAPDLSPDADWRAALAGASYVIHSAARVHQMGESPELAWEAHRKANLDGTLTLARQAAEAGVKRFVFVSTAKVMGEHNPPDHPFADQDPPNPQDPYAHSKWQAEQALLALPGLETAILRPPLVYGAGATANLESLMRLIMKGVPLPFGGVDNRRSLVSASNLAHALALLLIHPAAAGKSFLVKDLDVSTPGLIRQLAQALDRPARLLFVPVGLLTWGARLLGKRDLAERVLGSLEIDDSHLRQTLGWTPAFDPAQEMARMAKAFTQDL, encoded by the coding sequence ATGAGCAAGGGAGCCGTTCTCGTCACCGGCGCCAACGGCTTTGTGGGCCGCGCAGTTTGCCGCCATTTGCGGGAAAATGGCTGGCCCGTTCTGGCCGCCGTTCGACCGGGCCGCCCGGTTCCCGAGGGCTGCGAGGCCAGAATCGCCCCCGATCTTTCACCAGACGCCGACTGGCGGGCCGCGCTGGCCGGGGCTTCCTATGTCATCCACAGCGCCGCCCGCGTGCATCAGATGGGCGAATCGCCTGAATTAGCCTGGGAAGCGCATCGCAAAGCCAACCTTGACGGCACCCTGACCCTGGCCCGACAAGCAGCCGAAGCCGGGGTGAAGCGCTTCGTTTTCGTCAGCACCGCCAAGGTGATGGGCGAGCACAATCCGCCAGATCATCCCTTTGCCGATCAAGACCCGCCCAACCCGCAGGACCCCTACGCCCATTCGAAATGGCAGGCGGAACAAGCACTTCTGGCTTTGCCTGGGCTTGAAACGGCGATCTTGCGCCCGCCCCTGGTTTACGGGGCTGGGGCGACAGCCAATCTGGAATCCCTAATGCGGCTGATCATGAAGGGGGTGCCCCTGCCCTTTGGTGGGGTCGACAATCGGCGCAGCCTAGTTTCCGCCAGCAATCTGGCGCATGCCCTGGCTTTGCTGCTGATCCACCCCGCCGCCGCAGGTAAATCATTTTTGGTCAAAGACTTAGATGTTTCCACCCCCGGCCTGATCCGTCAATTGGCTCAGGCGCTGGATCGCCCTGCCCGCCTGCTTTTCGTCCCTGTGGGCTTGCTGACTTGGGGGGCGCGCCTGCTTGGCAAGCGCGATCTGGCCGAGCGAGTCCTGGGATCGCTGGAAATCGATGACTCGCATCTGCGCCAGACCCTGGGCTGGACCCCGGCCTTCGATCCCGCCCAGGAAATGGCCCGCATGGCCAAGGCCTTCACCCAGGACTTGTAA
- the wecB gene encoding UDP-N-acetylglucosamine 2-epimerase (non-hydrolyzing) — MIRKSVLCVVGARPNYMKVAPILAAMGDGALTGRLVHTGQHYDKAMNDDFFADLKIPEPEANLGVGSGSHAQQTADVMMRFEPVLDANRPDCVLVVGDVNSTLACALVAVKKAIPVVHVEAGLRSYDRAMPEEINRVLTDQICDLLFTTEKDALTNLTREGIDPKRVHFVGNVMIDSLLWNLKRAVPAQETLNGFAPQGFGLVTLHRPSNVDDPIILARLFKTLAEISQSLPLVFPIHPRTKAQAERLGLLEGNGHIRFLPPLGYLNLLGLLRESRLVLTDSGGLQEESTALGVACLTLRENTERPVTITEGTNTLVGNDPDRILAAFHDVMQKGGKRGRVPDLWDGQAATRIVSVLSSWLGACA; from the coding sequence ATGATCAGAAAATCGGTCCTGTGCGTGGTGGGCGCCCGTCCCAACTACATGAAAGTCGCCCCCATCTTGGCCGCGATGGGCGATGGCGCCCTGACAGGCCGCCTTGTGCATACCGGCCAGCATTACGACAAGGCGATGAACGACGATTTCTTCGCCGACCTTAAAATACCGGAACCCGAGGCCAATCTGGGCGTGGGGTCAGGCAGCCACGCCCAGCAGACGGCAGACGTCATGATGCGGTTCGAACCCGTGCTGGACGCCAACCGCCCCGATTGCGTACTGGTGGTGGGAGACGTCAATTCGACCCTGGCCTGCGCCCTGGTCGCCGTAAAGAAGGCCATCCCCGTCGTTCATGTCGAGGCGGGGCTGCGCAGCTACGACCGCGCCATGCCCGAAGAGATCAACCGGGTGCTGACCGACCAGATCTGCGACCTTCTCTTCACCACCGAGAAAGACGCCCTGACCAATCTGACACGCGAGGGGATCGATCCCAAGCGGGTTCACTTCGTGGGCAATGTCATGATCGACAGCCTGCTGTGGAATCTGAAGCGCGCCGTGCCCGCCCAGGAAACCCTGAACGGCTTTGCACCCCAGGGCTTCGGGCTGGTCACGCTGCACCGCCCCTCGAATGTCGATGACCCCATCATTCTGGCCCGTCTGTTCAAGACCCTGGCGGAAATTTCCCAGAGCCTGCCCTTGGTTTTTCCCATTCACCCGCGCACGAAGGCGCAGGCGGAACGGTTGGGGCTTCTTGAGGGAAATGGGCATATCCGCTTCCTGCCGCCCCTGGGTTATCTCAACCTGCTTGGCCTGCTGAGGGAATCACGCTTGGTCCTGACCGATTCGGGTGGGCTGCAGGAAGAAAGCACGGCGCTGGGCGTGGCCTGCCTGACCCTGCGCGAGAATACCGAGCGCCCCGTCACCATCACCGAAGGCACCAATACGCTGGTCGGCAACGATCCTGATCGCATTCTTGCCGCCTTCCATGACGTTATGCAAAAGGGCGGCAAACGGGGCCGCGTGCCCGACCTATGGGATGGACAGGCCGCCACGCGCATCGTCTCGGTCTTGTCCAGTTGGCTGGGCGCTTGCGCATGA
- a CDS encoding glycosyltransferase family 4 protein → MIASILSHSILPLAVFLASAACVRLLQRWLIRKAILDLPNERSSHSVPTPRGGGLAVMAVVLAVWSMLGLQLGAPQELWIVIPAALLLMGLSWIDDRKGLSPLIRLAVQAVAVGIGLLALPAGPVFQDGLPWWLDRTLAGLAWLWFVNLFNFMDGIDGISGVETIAIGTGVALLVEMCALHPDLYDLALVLVAVALGFLVWNWHPAKIFLGDVGSVPLGFLLGWLLLTLAALGLWAPALLLPAYYLADATITLFKRALRREKIWQAHRSHFYQQAVQAGNSHARVASWIGLANFLLIGLALLSLEKPVPALVAGLLVVGLLLALLGRKRP, encoded by the coding sequence ATGATCGCAAGCATTCTCTCCCATAGCATCTTGCCTCTGGCCGTTTTCCTGGCCAGCGCCGCCTGCGTGCGGCTTTTGCAGCGCTGGCTGATCCGCAAGGCCATCCTTGATCTGCCCAACGAAAGGTCCAGCCACAGCGTGCCGACACCCAGGGGCGGCGGGCTGGCGGTGATGGCCGTGGTGCTGGCGGTCTGGTCGATGCTGGGCCTGCAACTGGGCGCTCCCCAGGAACTATGGATCGTGATTCCAGCCGCCTTGCTGCTGATGGGCCTGTCTTGGATCGATGATCGCAAGGGACTTTCCCCCCTGATCCGTCTGGCGGTTCAGGCCGTGGCCGTGGGTATTGGGCTGCTGGCTTTGCCCGCCGGTCCGGTCTTTCAAGACGGGCTGCCCTGGTGGCTGGACCGCACCCTGGCAGGCCTAGCTTGGCTGTGGTTCGTCAATCTATTCAATTTCATGGACGGCATCGACGGCATTTCGGGCGTCGAAACCATCGCCATCGGCACAGGCGTCGCCCTGCTGGTCGAGATGTGCGCCCTGCATCCCGACCTGTATGATTTGGCCCTGGTCCTGGTTGCCGTCGCCTTGGGCTTTTTGGTCTGGAACTGGCACCCCGCCAAGATCTTCCTGGGCGATGTGGGCAGCGTTCCCCTGGGATTTTTGTTGGGCTGGCTGCTGTTGACCCTGGCGGCCCTAGGTCTGTGGGCGCCCGCCCTTCTTCTGCCCGCTTATTATTTGGCCGACGCCACCATCACCCTATTCAAGCGCGCCCTTCGGCGCGAAAAAATCTGGCAGGCCCATCGCAGCCATTTTTATCAGCAGGCCGTTCAGGCCGGAAACAGCCATGCGCGGGTCGCCAGTTGGATCGGCTTGGCCAATTTTCTGCTGATCGGCCTAGCCTTGCTCAGCCTTGAAAAGCCCGTGCCCGCACTGGTGGCCGGTCTGCTGGTCGTCGGCCTGCTGCTGGCCCTGTTGGGCCGGAAACGCCCATGA
- the purH gene encoding bifunctional phosphoribosylaminoimidazolecarboxamide formyltransferase/IMP cyclohydrolase has protein sequence MTATPIRRALLSVSDKTGLIEFGKFLAASKVEILSTGGTAKALREAGVPVKDVSEHTGFPEMLDGRVKTLHPMVHGGLLGIRGNATHEGEMAKHNITNIDLLVVNLYPFEATVAKGADFETCIENIDIGGPAMIRSASKNHEAVTVVVDASDYDAVKEAMTANQGATTHELRRKLAAKAFARTGAYDAAISQWFAGQLGDTFPTRMVVAGELKQTLRYGENPHQDAAFYVNAQARPGVATAKQLQGKELSYNNLNDTDAAFELVSEFDGPAVAIIKHANPCGVALGGNLLEAYKKALICDPTSAFGGIVAVNRPLDGPTAEEIAKLFTEVVIAPEADEAAIAAFAAKKNLRLLVTGAMADPKALGMTLKSLAGGYLLQSRDAGRVMPADLKVVTKRAPTAQEMEDLLFAFRVCKHVKSNAIVYCKNGSTVGIGAGQMSRVDSARIAAWKSAEAAKSAGVAEPLAKGSVVASDAFFPFADGLLAAAEAGATAVIQPGGSMRDDEVIKAADEKGLAMVMTGMRHFRH, from the coding sequence GTGACCGCCACCCCCATCCGCCGCGCCCTGCTTAGCGTTTCCGACAAGACCGGCCTGATCGAGTTCGGAAAATTTCTGGCCGCAAGCAAGGTGGAGATCCTGTCCACCGGCGGCACGGCCAAGGCGCTGCGCGAGGCTGGCGTTCCCGTCAAGGACGTGTCGGAACATACCGGCTTTCCCGAAATGCTGGATGGTCGCGTTAAAACCCTGCATCCCATGGTGCATGGCGGCCTTCTGGGCATTCGCGGCAACGCCACCCATGAAGGCGAGATGGCCAAGCACAACATCACCAACATCGATCTGCTGGTCGTTAATCTTTATCCGTTCGAAGCCACGGTGGCCAAGGGCGCCGATTTCGAAACCTGCATCGAGAATATCGACATCGGCGGCCCGGCCATGATCCGCTCGGCCTCCAAAAACCACGAAGCGGTGACGGTGGTGGTCGATGCTTCTGATTACGACGCCGTCAAGGAAGCGATGACCGCCAATCAGGGCGCCACTACGCATGAACTGCGCCGCAAATTGGCCGCCAAGGCCTTCGCCCGCACCGGCGCCTACGATGCCGCCATCTCGCAATGGTTCGCAGGCCAGTTGGGCGACACTTTCCCGACACGCATGGTCGTAGCCGGGGAACTGAAGCAAACGCTGCGCTACGGCGAGAATCCGCATCAGGACGCCGCCTTCTACGTCAATGCGCAGGCCCGGCCCGGCGTCGCTACCGCCAAGCAACTGCAGGGCAAGGAATTGTCCTACAACAATCTGAACGACACCGACGCCGCCTTCGAGCTGGTCAGCGAATTCGACGGTCCCGCCGTCGCCATCATCAAACACGCCAATCCCTGTGGCGTCGCCCTGGGCGGCAATCTGCTGGAAGCCTATAAAAAGGCCCTGATTTGCGATCCGACCAGCGCGTTCGGCGGCATCGTGGCCGTCAACCGCCCGCTCGACGGACCCACCGCTGAGGAAATCGCCAAGCTGTTCACCGAAGTGGTGATCGCCCCCGAAGCCGACGAAGCGGCCATCGCCGCCTTCGCCGCCAAGAAGAATCTGCGCTTGCTGGTCACCGGCGCCATGGCCGACCCCAAGGCTTTGGGCATGACGCTGAAATCGCTGGCGGGCGGCTACCTTTTGCAAAGCCGTGACGCCGGGCGCGTCATGCCCGCCGATCTTAAGGTGGTGACCAAGCGCGCGCCTACTGCCCAGGAAATGGAAGACCTGTTGTTCGCCTTCCGCGTCTGCAAGCATGTGAAGTCGAACGCCATCGTCTATTGCAAGAACGGCAGCACGGTGGGCATTGGCGCGGGCCAGATGAGCCGCGTCGATTCGGCCAGAATCGCCGCCTGGAAATCAGCCGAAGCGGCCAAGTCGGCAGGTGTCGCCGAACCGCTGGCCAAGGGTTCGGTGGTGGCGTCCGACGCCTTCTTCCCCTTCGCCGACGGCTTGCTGGCCGCCGCCGAGGCGGGTGCTACGGCGGTCATTCAGCCGGGCGGCTCGATGCGCGACGACGAAGTGATCAAGGCCGCCGACGAAAAGGGCCTGGCCATGGTCATGACCGGCATGCGCCACTTTAGGCATTAA